In Cryptomeria japonica chromosome 5, Sugi_1.0, whole genome shotgun sequence, the genomic window GGTTTTATAGTTGAGTATCTTCTTGCAACATACCTTGGCCTTCCTCTATGTGGAATCTTGGTCCCTGATTCATTCTACGTTGGGTTGATTAATAAGTTTTGGTCAAAACTTGTGGGCTATAAAAGGGCTCTTCATAGTCAAGATGGTAAAGTTCAACTCATCAAGTCTGCTCTCTGAATTCTACCAGTTTATGCTATGAGTCTATTAAAATCCCGTTCAAAGTTTTTAGAGAAAATTAAAAACATTTAGAAGAATTTTAGGATATAGTAATACTAGTAAGAATACACATATTAAGTTAGATTTAATTTTAGGATAAAGTAAATGATAATCATTGCAAGGATTGTGCAAGTAGAAGGGTAAGTTCACATGCCATTTCTAATCCTTCGTGCAAAATAAGGCTCTTTATACTAGTTTGATGAATAATGCAATATATAAGGTTAATTTAAATATCACTAAtggattaaaaatatatattgtttagttaatatttgaatttcaaatatatcCACATTGAAATTAGAGGTTATAACTttctattctattttttaattttaagtcTTATGTCTGAGTTCCTAAAAACCTTAATATTTGGACAAAAAAATTAATGATTTTGGTTAATgtgaaatcataaaaaaaaattgaaagtgacTACGAATAAGAGCAAGAGTTTTTCCCTTTCTAATTGATTAGGGTTTTAAATATTCCTTCAAGGAAAATTAAAAGAGAATGTAATCTAGGAACATGTTAAACTTCTCTAGCATAATGAACCTTATAAGAGATATAATGCCTTTGGATAAATCTCATGCATTTGTGACTTTTGCATCTCTATTAACTAATAGACACTTTATATAAAAAAGATCCTTTAATCTTTTGAAAATGGATGTTAGAGATTTCAAGACATCAACAAACTTCAATATGATAAATATTACTAAAAACTCTACAATATCTTTGAAATTCAGATATTAGTACAATTTCAAAGATTATTAGTACAATTTCAAAGATTATTTATGAAAAAATTTAAACTTCAAATTAAAACTTCTTaatatatctttaaaaaaaataaatatatatacaagaaaaaatattttgaaatcacTTAATTCTAGTAAAATCATTCCATTTCCTTAGGCCACTAAAGATTCATCTTGTAAAAGGGTCAAGAAAGAGTAATAGAAAATTGACCTTTACCTAGATGCATTGATGAATCCCTCGGATAGTCAAGTCCTTTGACAAGCCTTTTTGAAGTGAATTATACAAAGAGGTATATAACCAAATCCTTTTTTAGCAAGAGCATGAACGAAAGGTGCAGGTGGATACTAGGAAGAAAAAACTAGTTAGATACTAATAAGATAggcatttgaaaaaaaaagaacaCTGAAACATAGATTGGCTCAAATTTAAGTACTGGAAACCAGAGAAAAACATAAAAGGCCATTCTATTTAATCATAAGTTTTCTCAAAATCAAAGTTTGAAAAATAGGGAAGCTTGAGAAACATTTAGGAAAGATTTCGTGCCATCTACAACAAAATTGTCCAAAGTGAACCTACTAGGAATAAAGCATATCTATTCAGACAAATGTCTAAGCTGCTTCTCTCTACATTAGATTTTATGGACATGTAGGAAACTCTTTGAAGTCCGAAGCAATGCCTTCAAAAAAATTCATGGAAGTTTCTACATGACACTGAAACACTTTCAGACTGTTACAATGTTAGGCAGTAGTTAGGGACTCAgaattaatcatttttatttaacattctaacaCCTGAACAAGGTCTAGAACATTATTACTAAACCATAAGAATCCTCAACACTAACATTAACTAAATATAGAAGATCGAATTGTCTACATATGCAGTCGACCAGATCAAATAGACATGGCCAGATCCAGTTTTACATTGTTTTCTGAATGGAATTGATTATATAATGGCGTCATGCAATTCAGATCCCTTGTAGTTGCTCTCATTTTCTTGGCATTAATGCTAAAAGATTGCTTACCATCGATCATCTCACATTGATTTTCATTCTCGTTCCAGTTTCCCGATTTTCCACTTTCTTGACTTAGTCTTTGAATCAGTTGTAACTCACAAGGAGGTCTCACCATTAATGGCCGATTCAACTCAGTTTGGTGGCATTGttgatttgataagaataaactaacAAGATGCTCAACCTCATTGGCCTGTCACAGAAAAAAATACCCACCATCAAACTTGCATTCTATTGGTTTATTCAACGTATAGCAGTTCAATTTATGTACATGGAAAAAAGATAACGCATACAGAAACACTGACAAAGCGCAATACACTCGCTGTTATTTTTTTGCTTTACTGGAAAAGAGAACAATGACTTTtgaaaggaatataatgattattTATCATTTGAAGTCAAAATAAGGATGCTTTGCCTCACCTCAAATACTGTTTGGAATTTACTGTTCGAACCAGAAAATTTAGTTGCATAAGGTTCTTCTCTGGTTTTATGACTTGTCTTGTTGTGCCATGCATCTTCTATAAGTTTCTCCAAGCCATTTTCTTCATACAGCTTgaatagaggaaaatcatattggTTTAGGACTGAACTATCTGTGTAATCTTCATAACACCTAGTCACACTTGAACGTTGTGAGGAAATTTCTTCTGGACTTGTGGATTTTGTTTCACCCGTCTTCATGGCAAAGGATGTGGGCTCTTCACTCCAGAATCTGCAATGAAAAAAAACATATAACATTATTTTCTGAAAGACCGAATAGAATCTGATTATCTTCGACATCTATTTGATCAGTAAATAGATCTAAAGTACATTCGGATATCTAAATAAACAGTAGAGATTTATATGTTCTACTGATTCTTCATATAAAAAGATGCACATAACTTCACTGGAACTCAAATATCGTAGGCCTTAGGAAAGCTGAAGCGTAAACAATTTATGTTTACCTTTTCATTGGAAGTTCAGGGTCAAAATAGGTCTCCTGGGAACTTGAAATCTGCTGCCATGGAAAGCTTTGGATCTCAGATTCAGCTGTAAATTAACAACCAAAAATTATTTGATTAGAAACATGATGTTTTTACAGTTTCTATATAGTTTGTGATATTTTTTTAGATTAAattgtaaaaaataaaattttcagaACATACTTCATGAGAATCAAAAAGTTACTCTTAATTTGTAATCATACATCATGATCTGTAATACAAATTCTtcagatcatacaaaatcttagatAAAGAAATTAGGTTTGCAGTTAATAAAGTTATAAACACCGTAGCCTTCATTTCACcagaaaggaaatttttttaatTACCATAACCCTCGTTGTCCTTCTTGGTAGACCGGTACATCTGAATCAAAAACAGACGGAGAGTTACTTCTACTATATGATAATAGATGTGTAAAACTTTAAAAAAAGGTTCAAAAAAAGTTTACAAGATGCAAACTAATAAACCTGAAGATGGCTCTTAACATGGGAGATTGTAAGTCCCTTAACATTCATCAGCTCAAGGACAAGCTTCGGAGTCGCCTCTACAAAACAAGGAATCAGACTCTATTTTAGGCTCAGAAAAAATAAAATAGGGCAAGGTTTTCATGAATCTGATAACTCCAAAAcccaaaataaaaagataaatttataACAGCTCAATGTAATAGCTAAAAATTTGTATGATTGATTTTGGTTTTAACCGTTCCAATCTAGTGTGATCCCAACAGACACAGTTAAAATTACAAGCAATCATACAAATTTTTATGAATGATAGAAAATTCATATAACGATCGGTTGAAAATTATACACAATTAAAACTAAAAATAATCCTACAATTTTCATGAACGATGAAAAAACTCATACCAACTATCTGAAAACTTACTATCTCGGCCTCCAAGTCGTTGTACCGCATTGACAAAGCAGCTATGGAGATGGGGGGACCAGCGAAGGCGAGGCACCTTAGAACGAACGTATTGTCTAACTTCTGTTCTCTTTTCACAGCTACCCATATCGTTTTTTTTTCTCTGTACTTATTGATTTACTTCAGCTTGGACCTCAAATGTTACCTCTTACAAAATACCCAAATAACCAGAAGAGATCTAAtttgtggaaagaagaagaaacccaaaacAAAGGTGGATTTATAACCAGGGAGCTTTAAATCAGAATAACAGAAGTCAAAAGACTGACAGATTTTTATTTTTAAGGTTTTTCTTCATAAAATCTAAAGATAAATTGCATCACTAGTTTACCGTTTCCTCCTCTTCTTTATCGAGTCAAATTAGTTCTCAATTATACCTAATCTTTCCATCCTACTCCATCGGTCTCACCTGCCACAAATTTATCATTTTGTTTACTCTTGCGTTCACAGCTTCATTTGAGGGACACGAAAGTCCAATCTGCTTCAGGAAAAGCAACAGAAAAAGCCAGGCATGGAATAAAAACACTGAATTTCTAAGTATGGGAAATTTCACACTGAATTGGGAAAGCTAAAATATCATTGAAAATCTACTCCCACACAAATCCAAGTGAACTTCCAGTCCTTAAATGCTGATGCGGAATTAAAATCTGATTTTTTATAGGATTTGTCTGGGTGTAATTGCTGCTGTGAGCAGACCCACCtaacttatgtgtttactttaatAAAAAAGTAAACCTTATAAAAATAAAGGCCCTAAACAAATACATTCCGTTTATTTAACAAATAGTAATtatgaataaattaattttaaatttttttttttttttatagatgattttaatatatcatttacaaagtgtagaggaggggatttgttaCCCTTGAAGTGAAGAACCTTGAGGAACAAACCAACCTTCGCTCTACCTCACTTAATTGGCGCTAAAGGTGAGCTAAGGGATACAAACTGCAAATAATATTACTAAACTAATAATGTAATTCTGAACAAAAGAGATAATAAGGAATGTGAACAACTAAAAGAGATAGAGAAAAGATGAAGGAAACTTACAATaggtccacgattgaagcctccaTCAACATAATCTCCTTTTGATCATGAACTTGCACGGAAGCAAAAacggaaaatgttggggttgtgttaagaggtctgcctcagtcaaacacccgttttggtgtttccacctccactgaCAAATAATAACTAGGATTGAAAGAAAAATGATAGAGATAGAAAATGGATAAACAAGTTAATGAATATGCTAAGTAGAAGACAATGGATATGATATTATGAAACATAAATGAGAAGAGTGAGAGAACTTCCCTTCAACACCTAAGAAGTTGACACTTGAAGGAATGAAGTTAAGCACCCAAAACTCCTTAGAGCCATGACAATGGTGGATAATGAACATTGGAAAAACCTATGAGAGATGTAGAAACCCTACCAAGAGCTTGAGAATTTCACCAAATGATCAAGAAGTCCCAAAATCATCTCAAATGCATGAAATATAGACCCCTAGGAAGAATCTTGATGTAGGTTTCCATGAACAAAGGCATTACAAACTCTTCCAAGCACATGTGTAACACTTAAACGACCATCTACAAATTGACATATTCACGGGATGCGAGTGTGGCTTGCAGACGTCTTTGCAACGCACTAGTATCCATTAGTCAAATGGTAATCATGATCGGAAAGAGACCAGATTCTGAGctaacaaggtgatccatgtgAACAAAAAGACAAGGGGACGAAGAATGTTTCCAATCAGCTTAAAGCATCAAGCATTTATGTGACGTGGAATTGCACAACGTGCAATTTATAAtgttacatttttcccccactttggCGAGCATATCTTTATTGAGAGATGTGAGGCTAAAGTAGAGATATGTTACCAAGATTGCAAAGAGAAACAAAATTCACTCATCAAATAAAGTTGCCCTCAATGAGATAAACTTGAAATTGCATTAGATTTTtctaagttgtttgagcacaaacaCGTTAGTTGTAGACAAACGTGTTAGACGAAAATTTTGATAATGAATGATTAGACATAAAGCTGACAAGATAGTGCAATAGAAACAAACCTTGATTagtggaggaaaacccctattacaaaaGATACAAGATAGCAGTTGCTAAGATAAAAAGGACGACATTGGTATAGGTAGCAAAGTATGTTATGCTAGACAGCCATACAATAGGGTCATGATTTGAAAgatttggccaatatgaataaCAAGTTGTGCTATgttagatagccatatgatagggtgactatagattgatttgataaataGTGGATCGGCCCCTACAAAAGGTGATAAGATAGATAGATCAAGTGGTTTTCCCCCACCAAGGAAAAAAAGATAAATAGATTAAGTGGTTTGGTTCCCACCAAGGAAAATAAGATAAATAGATAAACAAATGCAAATGCAGATTATGTAGATATGATAGCCCCTTCTTAGAATGATATGCACGAAAGACATTCCAATCTAAGGAGAAGAAATTTTTTGTCActctaaagtggaaaattgaaccctagtgtctccccacctaggagagagaaaggaagtcactaggatgattttcacttggaggaactttacatttaaaagaggggcttgaatccattagatccaaatctaagagaaacaaggatgtgaattctaagagaattgcaagggtttaagtctgttttgccctcttttgtaaataggaaagttgacttgttgactatgtggaacaaagagagagattgagtgaaatgaggagctatcattttaggattgtattgtaacttcaGATccgagctaattagactgatacagatctaccctgcaaatttggagaaatggCGTCGAGATTGTGGCGACAATGTACATGGTCCTGcacaaaatctgcgaaacgaaaagggttcttccatctctgcaaatgaagcccaaacctacaattacagctacgcatatgcaacctacacacataaaagagagggagaagggttgtggataggggttttccttagtcaaaccttggttgaggaatcaaccttgaaagaaagtaattggaaatgcttgaatgtaaacaatgtaaatgtataccttgtaaatctacaacttgttgatgatgatttctttgcttcttgaatgtaatcaccaGTGtttcatgaaatggcatgtaacatgacaaaaccctaacacacacatgcttgcaaatgaatgttttaatattgctcccatggatgaatgGAGAAGacgtgaatgcttgaatgcttgatcatgtATATTTTTACCTATGCTTTCTTATGATCCCTTTGCCTGAATTTCGCCTTCCTTTgcaaatgagaaaaaaaaatcccttttatacatgctgcagaagattaattcatctcactaaAGGTCGACAttggggagatttgggatcccGAAGTGTAAATAGAGTcgaggggacctatcttggggcccctctaagagggtgggataggggcgccatgcccctgtccaagggggacaGGAGGGACACATTGCTATCCTACCCTATAttggggcccagacagggtcctgaggctatctcgGGGCTCAAACAAGAAagggtcaaggggtgaaaatgtagaaagagGTCCTGGTCAGAAAGGAGGGTGTCATTGCCAGAGTGAGGACTTctaatgtggttaaaattgcatgaggtacaattttatgacactaaatttagcccccactttagttggAGTATGTCTTACGCCACTACTGCCAGTAAACTAGAAGaattagagatgaagatgagagatgcagaacaataccacaaggagtataagacaccactaatctcaaggaaccaagcccccaatcttaggatcttaactcactcagacatatgcaagagcacacaaaataaaaaggaacaagacaaacaaaaaacaataccaatcataaaagacacacaacaaagacAAGACTCAATACCacaaaccaactagccgaagagatctcaatatccaaatgtctcaacaactaatcaagacacaaagaccaatgccactACATAAACACAaacgatcacataaaagagaaaatataacatcatccatgaaccatcaatagtaaaactatgagttcatgagaggaagaagagagaggacatgaatacacactttggtgagccatgagaagaaaggcgaacaagagagaaaccatggacatctcacccctaaaattaggtgatccatggagagaaggacatggaaatctagcccccaaAGCCTAtttgggtgatccatgtaaagggGAAAGAGTGGGAACACCGTTAtttccacccaacctcaagtgcgtatgtgtgcaagtgaggttcaaagtgccTCATAGGATTTTATGCCCAAGTacactacaacctatatagaatgtatagtacaagtgtcaagaaaggcatgatatctcactctaagattctgtgctctggttctgaaaatcaccctacataagagaaaagtagcgtcatcttgctctaagagtctatgctctagtttcgagaatgacccactatacaagaaaagaagaagtgaagacatctcgctctaagagtctatgctctggttctgagaatgatccactgtacaagagaaaagtgatgacatcttgctctaagaggcttccctctggtttcAAGAGTGTCCTACCatacaataaaagtgatgaaatgtTTCTCTAAGAGGccaccctctggttccaagaatgtcccactatacaatgcataagagaagtatagtacaaaggagcagtgtgggtgcccccccttaaaaTGTCAACATAGTGTAATGTggtatcttaaggaaagtagaacaaggatacctaccttcatcacaatgaagatatccactatgcaacaatgtcataaatccaagaaagagagggaatacttcttcaagccaggataagatagttgaaaagagatatcttgttgtaagtgtaaaggagatccttggaggagaagagatatttgctaAAAAGACATCTAACCCCAAGAAGAGttttcttagacaaatataacatcttctagaacaatgAAATGGAgggaacaagaatgcaatccttcctcctattcctaggtgaaagagattctcgATGAGGGATGAATCACATTTAGCCCCcaaagggatgggtgaatttatcatagatgtacattaccaattgtgaaaagaggttatagtcaaggacTAACACggcttgtataagagagaatccttgagcaaacaaccaaCAACTATGCACAAGGAATgaaatcaagtaataaaactcacaacACCCACAAAATAGAAAAAAGTGGATCTCTAGAGAAAGAGAGGGACAAAGACCATTTCCCCCCaagaagagcttacacaatattCTAAAGAGAGATTAAACATGAGAAAATGTGCAAttaacttacatgaacacatgcaataaaagacattagtaaatgtaaaatacatgtctcaagaagtggtaatcttcaaaaggaagagagaaaaaacatcacatattccccaagggggattaatcataaaagcataccattgtaagaaatgataatcgcatatgaaaaatgcagcccctaaaggaaatactgataaatgagaaagaaagaaagggaaaggagtgaaaatccttacctcccaagtgaggagaacaaggataaatattacatattttcaagtgatatgtctTCCTAGTGGAACACATCCTtgcaaggaagggatacatacttctcaagagatcattccattctaaggggcatatcatacttgcgaataatcaaaaccatagaagagggaagttttccaagagaatgaaggaaagagaagaagtgcactactcattaaagatgcccctctccaagcaaagaggaaaaccaaagaacaattatatgctcacataaga contains:
- the LOC131050753 gene encoding two-component response regulator ARR11, producing the protein MGSCEKRTEVRQYVRSKVPRLRWSPHLHSCFVNAVQRLGGRDKATPKLVLELMNVKGLTISHVKSHLQMYRSTKKDNEGYAESEIQSFPWQQISSSQETYFDPELPMKRFWSEEPTSFAMKTGETKSTSPEEISSQRSSVTRCYEDYTDSSVLNQYDFPLFKLYEENGLEKLIEDAWHNKTSHKTREEPYATKFSGSNSKFQTVFEANEVEHLVSLFLSNQQCHQTELNRPLMVRPPCELQLIQRLSQESGKSGNWNENENQCEMIDGKQSFSINAKKMRATTRDLNCMTPLYNQFHSENNVKLDLAMSI